One Serinus canaria isolate serCan28SL12 chromosome Z, serCan2020, whole genome shotgun sequence DNA window includes the following coding sequences:
- the CETN3 gene encoding centrin-3 has product MSLALRNELSVEKTKKKKRRELTEEQKQEIKDAFELFDTDKDRAINYHELKVAMRALGFDVKKADVLKILKDYDRESTGKITFEDFNEVVTDWILDRDPQEEILKAFKLFDDDDSGKISLRNLRRVARELGENMSDEELRAMIEEFDKDGDGEINQEEFIAIMTGDI; this is encoded by the exons GAATGAGCTCTCAGTAGAGAAaactaaaaagaagaaaagaagagaactgACTGAGGAACAGAAGCAAGAAATTAAAGATGCCTTTGAATTGTTTGATACAGACAAGGATAGAGCAATAAATTATCATGAATTAAAG GTGGCAATGAGAGCCTTGGGTTTTGATGTGAAAAAAGCTGATGTCCTGAAAATACTTAAAGATTATGATCGAGAATCAACAGGCAAGATCACTTTTGAAGATTTTAATGAAGTTG TGACAGATTGGATACTGGACAGAGACCCTCAAGAAGAAATACTCAAGGCATTCAAATTGTTTGATGATGATGACTCTGGTAAAATAAGTCTGAGAAACCTGCGCCGGGTTGCTAGAGAATTGGGTGAAAATATGTCTGATGAAGAACTTCGGGCTATGATTGAAGAATTTGATAaggatggagatggagaaa tcaATCAAGAAGAATTTATTGCTATTATGACTGGAGATATTTAG